The Vanessa atalanta chromosome 2, ilVanAtal1.2, whole genome shotgun sequence DNA window taatttttatttgatttttcaagtaaaaatatCCTCAAAATTGAGGTAAACAGCTAAAGATGCCAACCTCATTTACGGTGCACGTTTTGAAACCGGTAGACAAATTAAAGcaaagatatattattgaattaaactaGTTGGAGTCAGTGTGATAGATGGAATGTCAATagcaatataattgtaataaattgctCTATGAACTTTAGCAGAACTGTTTTCTtcaaaaatgaatgaaaacaaacaaaaatttgaatgaatataagAATAACAGATGTTGATTACTAAAAATTAACTGGCAActctttttcaaattatattatttttttaattcaactattACATTTCAACtttattgtgaatttaatatatttattgtatatattgtaatataccTATTCTAAAAACAGCTTAACATGAAATACATAAGTAACACGTATTTAACAGTTTGGAATGtgatatatgtgtgtgtgtgtgtgtgtgtgtgtgtgtgtgtgtgcggcTATGTGCGACAGCATCGAGTGTATTCTGACTTATGaagtaaaaattacaaaacacctatatattcatatataatatattttcttaatttaaagaaattaaccaaaataattggttaaacaatacatacatttaaactttaaacgaACTGAGAAAAGGTCACATCATCAAATGTTATTTGACagtaaaacgaaatatattttcatggcCAATgacagataaattaaaaacgttttatatttttagtttttaagccCAACCCGTAAGCAACACTGTAAAAATGTCACTGTCACAGATCCTTCAAAAGGGTCGTGTTGCAGTGAATTGTGGTATTTTAGGTGTAAGAATATctagaaaatacatttataccCATAAAATGAGTGAGAAACCGGCAGAACACACTGCAAGCAATGGCTTTGAGAGCAAAACTCCGTTTCTGATAGGAGTAGCAGGCGGTACAGCTAGTGGCAAGGTTAGTGATCACAggcaattttattgatttttgcgTCGTTTATTTCATGACAAGGTGGTTATGCAACGCAGTATATCAAAATTGGATAGGTTTAATTTACCAAAACACATACATTACAAATTTCACGGTTATTATTAGACACGGGAGTGTTGTTGCAGAGAATATGTACTAACCTCTTCTCACTCACACATTGTTAGCAAATAAACATCCATTAATATACTAAGACACTTCTAGAgaatatttcttgtttttatgCGGAGATGATGAAACTTATCATCGTTCTCGATTGCAGTAATAGATTGTGAGGCAatgattttattcttaaaattgttttaaaataatattctaaatattttgttgttgattGTGATTGTAATTTTTCGTTACAATATTGTGTAACAATTGTTACCATATACTATTCATAATGCATCATTACATATATTTGCTAAGAAGCttgaatcaattaaattaattatgtataagtataCAGAAATGAtgacaacaattaaaaaaattaaattgatagtcTTTTAGCATTAAACATTcctgatttaattaataataataaaataaacccgTTAAACTGaatcttatacaaatatatatttttttcataatttaataatgatgataattattGTAGCCTATTTCAATCAAAGGTGGagaaagacaaataaacaactttgatattgaattgatataatttacacTCCCTAGTGTAATGAcatcatgtaaatatatacaccCTTGGGTTCTCCACCTGAACTCTTcttgtatttgaattttatagaaaaagtgGTGTTTCGAATGTCAATGAAGTTGTTATTGGATCTTTGCAAGTAAAAGTTGTGTCAGATGGCCTAGGGGTTTGAATGCCTGCATAACTGATGATTCTGggtccaaacccaggcaagcatatATAACCacaaaattttcatatgctcatttgtgtttataatttatctcatgctaggtggtgaaggaaaacatcatgaagaAACCCGCAtatatgtctaattttaataaaattctaccatAATTGTATCCACCAAACTGCATTCGAGCAGCATGGTTGTATAAGATCCAAACCTCCTCTTCATAAGTGAAAGGAGGTCTAACACCAGCAATGGGATATTTTCAAGCTGTTAGTTTAAGTAGAATTTAAGTAGGTAATGGCTTAAcagaataatattgtattattaatgatgttATATAAATCAAGTATGTTTATACCCAACTCGGCATAGCATTTTGatgatatcaattattaattgattaataaatgcTTATTAATGTGAATTTTGGTGATAATAGTGCAGTTTTAAGTTCAGTCAAGTGTctctgtttaataaattaattaaatttgatatgatCTGAGGTCACATGAGTAGTGTAACATTTTGCCTTTGAATCCTGAATAACATGGATCTTTCTATTGATATTGATTATCAAAATCTATAACCAGAAATAAACAtatcagtaataatattttatcattaatgccgacgcatttaattaattttgaaaattgaattaatatttgaacagtacatttgtatatttttaatgtcagcTGTTATTGAGGTATGTACTGAACTGTTATcaaaatgtgaaatatatttgtatatgtatttattttttaagtaacttGTAATACTTAAAatcttcttaaaaaatatagagcCTGTATTCAAATTTGTTAGATAATATGACTCtaacaaataattctaaatctCAATCTTGAGTTCCTGAATTCAAACCACTCTGAAGTCACAATATTTTCATTAGCAGAGCTTAGCTTGGAGTCTGGAAGTACATAGTTTGTGCTTCAACTCCCATGCACGTAACGCCTTTAGGCCTGCGCCTGAATTCATTTTGGTTGTGTCGGATTTTCCGTCCCAtcggaatagagagtgcatttGTGCCTTATAATGTTTTCTGCGCAGTTGCTTTCCTTTGAGAAACGCCACCGGGTCCGATAGTCACAAGGACGTGAAAAACAATCTTATTggaatattatcattaaaactcTTAAAATATCTAGTCAACAGTATGCCAAAGAATCATGGAGAAGCTTGGACAACAGCACAAAGAACAGACTGAGAGGCGAGTAGTCTGCATCAGCCAAGACTCCTTCTACAGAACTCTAAAGCCATCCGAGAGGCTGAGAGCTGAACGTGGACAGTTCAACTTCGATCACCCGGACGCATTTGACGACAAGAAACTTTTGTCAATACTCAAAGACATACTCGCTGGAAAGAAAGTTGAAGTACCTGAATACGACTACATTTCGAATTCAATAAGGTTAATAATCAATTCAaatgtcttttaatttttttttaaatgaggtatattttttatttcaaagagcCTTAATTTTGAAAGacgattaatatatgtaatatgtctAGTGTAatctttatgttattttttttatatttcgtgaGGAAAATTGCTTTGCTTTGCAACAAAAGAAGCAAGGACATGTATAAGACATggtattactttaatatttttccttaacAGCCATCGTTCACATACCATTTACCCAGCGGATGTGGTGCTCATCGAAGGTATCTTGGTGTTCTACTTCCCGGAAGTCAGGGAACTTTTTCACATGAAGCTATTCGTTGACACCGATTCGGACACCAGGCTTGCAAGACGAGGTAAGCTATGAAATATCTACTAATTACTacactttcatatttttttattatttattttatctctagCAGGAAGAATTTTCTTcaagtgtattttaaatatatctggaAATAAAAGATGCGAAGTACATCAGAAATAAACTTAAGTAAAATAGGAGAAAGACTACGTGTATCTTATTGTGGTACGGACAACACGCTTTTGAAgacttatcaaaaatattacaatattacacataataaatgtgtaaaatgtacttaatatgTATTGCGATAAGGTTCGTTTTCACGGTGTGTGTGTTGAGGTGCTtagaaatcattatttaaaacgatttgaattaatttatatatctaacgATGTTCGTGCTCCGATATATTTGGACAAAattgatatttcaaatattcaatatatattggttgtatattttttttatgttatcggtagttttagctattaatttatataattatgaaacacAGAGACACACACACAGTACAGTACGGCTACAAAATACAGTAGTGATAGCACAtgaatatttcatcaaattgaaCATTGTAAACAATGTAGAAAATATCAtgcctctctctctctctctctctctctctctctctctctctctctctctccccCTCTCTTTCTGTGAATATTTTAGCTGTTCTTTTCGGatcaaggatttttttttgcgAGCGGCTAGTAGGTTTTTAATTTGAGTATCGATAAGTACATGAGTTTCatgtttttacattaaaatattaatttatttgaagaatAAAATTGGACATAATTAACAAGTACAATTATCACAAGGGTACTTATAAAAACAGCATAATGGAACATTAATACCGTTGTAATTCCAGTGCCGCGCGACATCATGGAGCGCGGCCGCGACCTTGAACAAGTTCTCAACCAATACATGAACTTCGTCAAGCCGGCCTTCGAAGAGTTCTGTCTTCCGGTaagtcatttattattaaattcttactCTTTTAACTCGAAACTTTTCGAATGCTAATCTAAGAGCGAATTGACGTAAATGAAGCCAAGAACACAATCGCTCTAAACAAGATTTTGTCTATTATCTGGATGTTACTATTGACGCTAAATTAAGAATTCACCTTCACAACGAAAGTAAACGTATATCTGCATGTTCGATGCTCGACTTCatagttaataatatcaaactattttagaaatttaaacaaCATAGACTATATATGCTACAGTCATGTGGAATACACAAATTCGTTTAGAAAACTTAATGAGACGATTTAGTTTTTTGATGATGAATTACGTTTagctttcgtttttttttttgtacactttattgttgtgttccggttagaagggtgagtgagccaatgtaatcacagccacaaaggacataacatcttagttcccaaggttggtggcgcataggtgatgtaaggaatgatataGCGTCTTTGtgtatgagcggtggtgaccacttaccatcgggtggcccatatgctcgtccgccaactaatgccataaaaaaaaaaaaaacataataagtgTAACATACAGGAAAggtaaatttcattgaattccATTATTACATTGTATGCGTTTTATGTAACAGAgcaattactgagtttcttgcactGAGGATTATTcttggtagaatttacattccgaacttgcaaaaatcttacattttaatttgaaataagtaaggcctactcgaataaagtacattatttgtttggtaattttatattgaatgactGCTGACCGTATTACTccctgattaaaaaaaatactgttagaaAAATATCAATCAGACCGATGTTGAACATGGTTTTTCTGCAAGAATTTATTAACGGACCTATAAAAAACTCTGACTTGTTCAGACAAATATCTCTTAAAGTCCTACTCATATCTACTCGACCTCGATCTCCTACTTCACTGTTCACCCACAAACTGTTTGGAACTAATCTCAGTAGCTATTCTTTGATAGTTCGGCGAAGTCGATTTTTTAGGCATAGGCGTTTTAGCCGTTAACAACGAGGCTTTTGAATTGTTTTGTAGCAGACTAGTAATCTTTAATGGTAATATTAGAAACAGTAAAATAAGTGCATAGTCCTTATTAATATTCGGTTTAAAAGGATTGTGTAGAAAATACCCACACGGCGCGAGTAGGTATTTTCAAAAATGCTATATATATCTCATACCGTTTACAGCTACCCGTATCGTGCGATAGAGAGATCGCAAGTCTTGGAGGCAAATAGTAGGTATCTCCCTCCAAGACTTGCAATCTGTAGTAGTAGTACAGTAGGTATCTCCTTTTTGAGTTATTATTTCGGCTGATAACGTTTTCATCCCCCTAAACCTTTACGAAATGAGACAATTTTGGTctcattatatttagtttagtaTACATAAATCTAGATATGTACGACTTTCTTTTTCAATTTGAACGAACGAGTTTTTAAgtcaaaaatatagatatttagaaGCTCATAATACGTAcgcaatattttcataataaaaacttacaactgtctaataactttttatcgtttTTGCAGACGAAGAAATTCGCCGATGTCATCATTCCTCGTGGTGCAGATAATTTTGGTgagttgatttgtttttatttttaacattcatgTATAgtgttcattaattatattatatgttcctGCTTATTAGTTTATAAAAGCCTCTTTGCATCCTGTTCAAAATAT harbors:
- the LOC125068643 gene encoding uridine-cytidine kinase; translated protein: MSLSQILQKGRVAVNCGILGVRISRKYIYTHKMSEKPAEHTASNGFESKTPFLIGVAGGTASGKSTVCQRIMEKLGQQHKEQTERRVVCISQDSFYRTLKPSERLRAERGQFNFDHPDAFDDKKLLSILKDILAGKKVEVPEYDYISNSISHRSHTIYPADVVLIEGILVFYFPEVRELFHMKLFVDTDSDTRLARRVPRDIMERGRDLEQVLNQYMNFVKPAFEEFCLPTKKFADVIIPRGADNFVAIDLIVQHISEYLKKNSSDKVQLQLSTLAPSVPSSPQRSGKGGRPH